In Pirellulales bacterium, the DNA window AGTGACGTGGCGATGGTTCTCGACCATGTGATCGCCCTCCCCGCCGCACGCGACGCCGTGGCCGATGCCATGCAGCGCACCTTGCGATGGGCACGCCGCGCACGCGACGTTGCCCGGCGTGCCGACCAGGCTCAATTCGGCATCGTCCAGGGGGGGCTCGATACGGAACTGCGCGGCGAATGCGTCGCGGGGCTCAAGGAGATCGATTTTGCTGGTTACGCCATTGGCGGGCTAAGTGTCGGCGAGACGCCCTCCGAGATGTATGCGGTGCTCGACGCGACGGCACCGCTGCTGCCGGCCGATCGGCCCCGCTATCTGATGGGGGTCGGCACGCCGACCGACTTGTTGGAGGCGATCCACCGCGGGGTCGACCTATTCGACTGCGTGATGCCCACACGCAACGGACGCAACGCCATGGCCTTTACCGATGCGGGAGGGCTGCGGTTACGCAATCTGAGCCTAGCCACGGACGAGCGTCCGTTGGAGGAGCACTGTCCTTGCCCGGCCTGCCGCCATAGCCGCGGCTACCTGCGGCATCTGTTCATGGCAAAGGAGATGCTCGGGCCGATCTTGCTATCGATCCACAATCTGACTTACTACCAGCGGCTGTTGGCCGAGGCGCGCGTGGCGATCGAGGCCGACCAGTTTGCGGCGTTTCGGGAACAGAAGTTGGCCGGCTGGCGACGGGGCGTGGTAGGCGCCGAAGCGACCGACGGCTGATCCCCTTGCTCGTTATGGCGCATAGTCTTATGATACGGCCCTTGGACGCTATGCGTGCGTGGCAAGCCCCCTTTGGCTGGCCGCTTCTGTTGAATTTGGCGCGCCAAACGCGAGGGGAGTGAGGCGCCTTTCCCAGAGGGCAAGTCCCTCGAAAGGTGCGACGGTGTCACGCGTTTGTGTTCCGCCGCCGGCGCTCGCTCGGGCGTCCTCGAGCTATTCCAGCGAGGAGAGACAATCGTGCCGAATTTAGACATGGCTAGGTGGGTGCTGTTGGCACAAGAACCGCCCAGCGCCCCCAGCCCTATCTTCATGTTTTTGCCGTTGGTGGCGATCGGCCTGCTGTTCTTTTTCATGGTTCTGCGGCCACAACGGCGCGAGCAGGCAGACCGGTTGGCAACGCTAGCGAATCTGAAAAAGAATGACCACGTGCTATTGAATTGCGGCATTTTCGGCGTGGTGACCAACGTCCGACCTGATAGCGAAGAAGTGACGATCCGCGTCGACGAATCTTCGAATACTAAGCTGCGCATCACCCGCGGCTCGATCGCCCGCGTGATCGTGGATGATTCCTCGGCCAGCGTAGAAACCGGAACGACCAGCTGATCCGACGAGCACGGAAGGATTTAATCGAATATGAATGCGGACAACGTCGAATTGCTGTTGGTGATGATCAGTGTCTTCGTGGTGCCGCTGGTGCTGGGACATTACATCGCCAAAGCCGTGCGGCTGCCGGATCAGTCGTGGCGGATCGCCACGGTGTTCTTTTCCCTGTTCGCCGCCTCGGCGGTGACCTGGTACGGCTGGCCGCCGAAGTTGGGCATCGACCTCAGCGGCGGCTCGATCCTGGTCTACGAGATCGATGAGCAAGCCAAGAGCGCCGACAAAGACGTCAAGATGGAAGAGCTCGTGCAGGCCGTGACGAAGCGCGTCAATCCGGGCGGCGTCAAAGAAGTCACGATCCGACCGTACGGCGTCAACCAGATCGAAGTCATCATCCCCAAGGCGGATGAAGCCGAGCTGGACCGTATCAAGGACAAGATCAGTTCGACAGGCTTGCTGGAATTCCGTATCACGGCCAACTCGCGCGATCATGCCAACTTGATCGAGTTGGCCAAAAAGCTCGATACGAACCCGCGCGCCGAATTACGCACCGAGAGCGCCGACGGCACGCCCGATGTCGTGGCACGCTGGATACCAATTCGCCGTGACGATGTCGATTATTTCGTAAATCCTCGCTCGGGCTTCATCACGCGGCAGAATGACAAGGACGAGCTCGAAGTGCTGGTCGTCATCGACCCGCAGAACGTGACTGGTCAGTACTTGAGCAGCGCTTCGGCGGGCGTGGGCATGAAGGGGCCCAAGATCGACTTCGTGTTCGATTCGACCGGCTCGAAGCTGTTCGGCCGATTGACCAACGACAATCTGCCCGACAGCGTGCAGGGTTTCCACCGCAACTTGGGGATCGTGCTGGACGGCTACTTATACTCGGCCCCGCAAATCAACGAACCTATTTACGACCGCGGCGAGATCAGCGGCAATTTCACCGTGCCGCAGACCGAAGATCTGGCCAGCGTGCTCACGGCCGGCAGCCTCCCCACGGCCCTGCGCAAGGAGCCCAGTAGCAGCCTGTTGACGGGTGCTACGTTGGGACAGGACACGATCAACAAGGGCGTCTACTCGATGCTGGTCGCCACCGTGGCAGTGGTCATCTTCATGATTATCTACTACCGCTTTGCCGGAGTGGTCGCCAATATCGCGCTGCTGCTGAACGTGCTGTTGATTGTCGCCTTTATGATCATGTTCAACGCCGCCTTCACCCTCTCTGGGTTGGCGGGCTTGGCACTGACGGTCGGCATGGCCGTGGACGCGAACGTATTGATTTACGAGCGCATGCGTGAAGAACTGGCCCGCGGTGCCACCCTGCGAATGGCGATTCGCAACGGCTTCGGACGAGCCACGACCACGATTATCGACGCCAACGTCACGACGTTGATCTCGGCCATCGTGCTCTACATCATGGGATCGGACCAGGTGAAAGGCTTCGCTGTCACGTTGATCTTGGGCATCGTGATGAACTTGTACACCGCGATCTTTGTGTCGCGGGTGTGCTTCGACATCGCTGAGAAGGTCGGGTTCATCAAGGATCTGAAGATGCTGCACATCCTCAGCAATCCCCACTTCGACTTTATCGGCAAGCAGCGGATTGCCATCGCCCTCTCGCTGATCATCATCGCGATCGGCATGGTGGGCGTTGGACTGCGTGGGCGTGGGCTACTCGACATCGATTTCACCGGCGGCGTATCGGTGCAGGCCCTGTTCTCGAAACCCGTCGAAATTGCCGAGGTACGTGACAAGATCGATGAAAACTCAGAGACGCTGCCCGACGCCACGGTACAGGATGTGCGCATCAAAGACGAGACGCCGAACACGCGTTTCGTAATCAATACGTCGAACCCCGACATCAACACGGTAGAAGCCACGCTGACCAAGATTTTCGAAGGCGAGCTAACGGTCAACAAGTTGCGCGTAGCCAAGCTGGCCGCCATTCCGGCCGCCGGTGACGCTAGCTCACCAGCGGACGAAAAGAAGGAAGCTTCACCCGCAAACGATGAAAAGCCGGCGGCGAAGCCCACCGACGGTTCGCACATGGTTCGGCCTAAGGACGACGACGTGATGCTACTGGCGATGGCCGATGTTTCGGCAACAGAAGCCGCCGCGCAAGAGGCGGCCGCCACAGAAGAAAAACCGGCAGCTGCCGAAGCACCCGCAGAGGCCAAGGTCGGTGACAATTCGCCCGCCACCGACGCCCCCGCAGCTAGCGAGCCGGCCGCAGATAAACCAGCTGCCGAGAAGCCTGCCGGATCGCCA includes these proteins:
- the tgt gene encoding tRNA guanosine(34) transglycosylase Tgt, encoding MNASAFRFELLHADRTSAARRGVFHTPHGPVDMPAFMPVGTQGTVKGVSIDQLRATGAQMMLANTYHLTLRPGESIVEQLGGLHAFSGWSGPILTDSGGFQLFSLAQMTKVSESGAVFRSHIDGRLLELSPERAVAIQEALGSDVAMVLDHVIALPAARDAVADAMQRTLRWARRARDVARRADQAQFGIVQGGLDTELRGECVAGLKEIDFAGYAIGGLSVGETPSEMYAVLDATAPLLPADRPRYLMGVGTPTDLLEAIHRGVDLFDCVMPTRNGRNAMAFTDAGGLRLRNLSLATDERPLEEHCPCPACRHSRGYLRHLFMAKEMLGPILLSIHNLTYYQRLLAEARVAIEADQFAAFREQKLAGWRRGVVGAEATDG
- the yajC gene encoding preprotein translocase subunit YajC, which codes for MPNLDMARWVLLAQEPPSAPSPIFMFLPLVAIGLLFFFMVLRPQRREQADRLATLANLKKNDHVLLNCGIFGVVTNVRPDSEEVTIRVDESSNTKLRITRGSIARVIVDDSSASVETGTTS
- the secD gene encoding protein translocase subunit SecD — its product is MNADNVELLLVMISVFVVPLVLGHYIAKAVRLPDQSWRIATVFFSLFAASAVTWYGWPPKLGIDLSGGSILVYEIDEQAKSADKDVKMEELVQAVTKRVNPGGVKEVTIRPYGVNQIEVIIPKADEAELDRIKDKISSTGLLEFRITANSRDHANLIELAKKLDTNPRAELRTESADGTPDVVARWIPIRRDDVDYFVNPRSGFITRQNDKDELEVLVVIDPQNVTGQYLSSASAGVGMKGPKIDFVFDSTGSKLFGRLTNDNLPDSVQGFHRNLGIVLDGYLYSAPQINEPIYDRGEISGNFTVPQTEDLASVLTAGSLPTALRKEPSSSLLTGATLGQDTINKGVYSMLVATVAVVIFMIIYYRFAGVVANIALLLNVLLIVAFMIMFNAAFTLSGLAGLALTVGMAVDANVLIYERMREELARGATLRMAIRNGFGRATTTIIDANVTTLISAIVLYIMGSDQVKGFAVTLILGIVMNLYTAIFVSRVCFDIAEKVGFIKDLKMLHILSNPHFDFIGKQRIAIALSLIIIAIGMVGVGLRGRGLLDIDFTGGVSVQALFSKPVEIAEVRDKIDENSETLPDATVQDVRIKDETPNTRFVINTSNPDINTVEATLTKIFEGELTVNKLRVAKLAAIPAAGDASSPADEKKEASPANDEKPAAKPTDGSHMVRPKDDDVMLLAMADVSATEAAAQEAAATEEKPAAAEAPAEAKVGDNSPATDAPAASEPAADKPAAEKPAGSPPADGATAGPPQRAIGPQMPTTGGADKARAGGLPGAGQAGAEPAFMKEDNIKVVSTAFAGGTTADLAFTTPISHDQLLGILETSAAAMPNVKKATLAFGLTSEGFESGSDISRELWTVRTTLPSDQAEELFQRANKALSEKPFFPASNKIGAAVASATQQQAAMAMIASLVLILAYIWFRFSQVMFGVAGVVAVVHDVLVTLGALALSTWLATVPGLEFLLIEPFKISLPIIAAFLTIIGYSLNDTIVIFDRIREMRGKSPIISVELANSAINQTLSRTILTSLTVFIVVLILYVFGGEGIHGFAFALVVGVVAGSYSTIYIATPIVLWMNRAHESASSRSLSAGQGVPQRTSHA